From Gottschalkiaceae bacterium SANA:
ATGGGGATTGGAAGACGATAAAATTATTTTTTTCATTTTTTTCTCCTAAATTTCTAAAACTTCCCGTTGAAGTTTTGCAAGTTCACAGCTTCCCTTCTCCGCTAGATCCAAAAGATCATTCAGCTCCTTGCGGGTAAAAGGCGCTTCCTCACCGGTTCCCTGTACCTCAATAATCGATCCGTCCCCTGCCATCACAACATTCATATCCACCTGAGCATGTGAGTCTTCTCGATAACACAAGTCCAAGCAGGCCTGACCTGCAACAATGCCCACGCTGATGGCAACGACTTGATCTCTAAGCGGCCATGCCGTCAGTCTGCCTTCTTTCTGCAACTTCTTCATGGCCAAAGCCAGGGCAACATATCCCCCAGTAATGGAAGCGGTACGGGTTCCCCCATCTGCCTGAATCACATCGCAATCGATGGTGACTGTTCGCTCACCAAGGGCTTTAAAATCAACGATAGAACGCAAACTGCGGCCAATTAACCGTTGAATTTCACTGCTTCGACCGTCAATCTTACCAATGCTTCTTCGCTTTCTTGTCAAAGTGGAGCCGGGCAGCATATTATACTCCGCCGTCACCCAGCCCTCTCCCGAGTCCTTCTTAAAAGATGGCACGCCCTCTTCCACAAATGCCGTACAAATCACCCGGGTTTCGCCCATAGCAATTTCTACGGAACCGTCGGGGTAGGCCAACACGTTTGGCTTAATTCCACATGGTCTTTTTTCATCTAATTTTCTGCCGTCTATTCTGCTCACTTAATTTCCTCCTTCTGTCGCGCCAAAGCCGTATACAAGGCATCCGCCTCTGGAGAAGCAATCACACAGACACTTCCATCCACTTCAACCAGCGTCGGCTGCTCTCCCTGTACTTGACCAATTTTGGTCACACGAAGGCCCCGTCTTTCTCCCTCCGCAATCCACTTTTCTCCTTGCGCAGGCGTTACAATGGCCAACATGCTGCCGCTTGAAATCAAACTATAGGGATCGATTTTAAAGAGGGCTGCAATTTCTTGGGTCACCGACAAAATGGGAATGGCCTCCCGTTCAATCTTCACACCCCGCCCCGTCGCATGGCTCGCTTCCCAACAGGCACCCAAAACACCGCCTTCTGTAATATCATGCATATATTTAAATCCGGTTTTCGCTCCGATTCGCCCCTCTTCCAAGACAGATAAACGATCCATCTGTGCTTTGGCAAGGACCAAGGCTGCCGTATCGATTTTACCTGCCACCCATTCTTCTCGGTCATGGGCAAGAATGGCAGTTCCCTCTAATCCAATTTCCTTAGAGATCACCACCCAATCACCGGTGGAAACCGGTTGACTATTCGACTCAAATTGACTTTTTCTTTCCTTTCCAATCACAGTCATCACAAGAACCATGCGGTTCACCGCATCCGTCACCTCGGTATGACCACCTAAAATTTCTATCTTCAGCCTTGCGGCTTCATCAGTTGCTTCCCGCATGACTTGAGCAAGCTCTTCTTTCGTCGTTGACGGAGGAGCCAGCATCACCATCATCACACCCAAAGCCTCTGCGCCCGTACTTGCGATGTCATTGCAGGCTACATCGATAGCCAGTTTTCCAATTTGGTGGCTAGCACCGGTAATCGGGTCGCTGGAAACCACGCAAACTTCGTCTCCATAGTCGATTACGGAACAGTCTTCTCCCACGCCGGAATGGATCAATACATCCGGATGTTGATATTGAATTTTTCGAATCACCAATTGCTCTAGCTCTTCATTTGACAACTTCCCTATTCGCATCGAACTTCCCCCTTACCATCCGTATTTTATCATAGAGGATGACAAGAAAAAAGAGGTCAAAGGACCTCTTTCCTATAATTCTGTACAATATCCACTTGAATGGGTCCACTTGTCTGCCAATATTCCAGCGCTTCCAAATAGGCTTCCACCGTATCCGGACTAGAAAAGCAGGGCAAGTCATAGACCAAGGCTTGCTTTCGAACGTTTCCAATCAAATCTTCTTTTTCAGAATGACCCAGCGTGGTGTCCAAAATCCACTGTAAGTCTCCAGCTTGAATTGATGATTCAACCATGCTGCCATCCAATTCATCAATCAAGTCATAACCAACGGCTTGCAATTTTTCCTTTACCGCTTCATCTTGGCCAGCCACCCAAATTTTCCCCGGAGTTTGAAATTGAATGCCCGCACCCAAAAAACCTTTGTACAAAGCTTCTTGATAAGTCTTCCCCAGACCCAAAACCTCGCCCGTCGATTTCATTTCAGGTGACAAAAGCGGCAATACACCCACCAGCTTTTGATTAGAGAAAACCGGTACCTTCACCGCAACTAGAGGACGTTCGTCCATCAAACCGGTTCCAAAACCCAGATCGACCAGTTTTTTCCCCAACATTGTTGAGATGGCAAGGTCCACCATGGGGACTCCCGTCACCTTCGATAAAATGGGTACCGTTCTTGAAGCCCTTGGGTTGACCTCTATCACATATAATTTTCCCTTTGCTAACACATACTGAATATTCATCAAACCCCTTACATGCAAGGCCTTCCCCAAAACACGAGTCGTTTCCAGAATCTCCGCCTGCATGGCTTGAGAAAGATTGCGAGGGGGATAAACACTGATGCTGTCGCCAGAATGGACACCCGTACGCTCCACATGGGTCATGATTCCAGGAATCAGGATTTCCTCTCCGTCGCAGATTGCATCAACCTCCAATTCCAATCCTTCGATATACTCATCGACTAAAATCGACTGGCCCTGATTCTCAATAATGGCATTTTGTACATAATCGATCAAGTTCTTCTCGGTTTTAACAACCTGCATGCCCCGTCCGCCAATCACATAGGAAGGGCGTACCAAGACCGGATATCCAATCTCATTCGCTTTTTCAATGGCCTCTTTCACCTCATGAACCGCTCCACCAATGGGACGTCGAACACCAAGGGCTTCCAATAGCCATTCAAAGCGATTTCGATCCTCTGCCGCATCCATGGACTCCACACTAGTACCCAAGATTGAGACACCGCGTGCCCGCAATTTCGGCCCAAGATTAACCGCCGTTTGCCCGCCAAATTGCACAATCACTCCTTTAGGCTTTTCCGCACGAATCACATTCATCACATCATCCACAAACAAGGGTTCAAAATACAATTTATCTGCAATATCAAAATCCGTGCTGACCGTCTCGGGATTGTTGTTAATTAAAACCGCTTCAAAACCCGCTTTCTGAATCGCTTGCAAGGCATGCACGGAACAATAGTCAAACTCAATCCCCTGACCAATTCGAATGGGTCCCGAACCAATTACCAGAATCTTCTCCTTGTCGGAGCTAACTCGCTCATCTTCCCAGTCATAACTGGAATAATAATAGGGTGTCGCCGATTCAAACTCCGCCGCACAGGTATCCACCATCTTGTAGATGGGGTAAATGCCCTTGGCACGGCGCAATGCATCAATTTGCTCTTCAGGTAAATTGGTCAGCGACTTGATTTCCTGATCAACAAATCCCATTCGTTCGGCTTCAACAAGCAAATCTGTTGTTAAGGCTTCGTGAATCAAACGGTTCTCCATCTCAACCATACGTTGAATTTTTTGCAAAAACCAGGCATCAATCTTCGTACGACTGCCAATGGTAGCCACAGAGTAGCCGCGGCGAATCAACTCTGCCAGTTCGAAGATCCGCATATGGGTCGGCCTTTCAATCTTGGCGAAAAGGACATCATCGTCAAAGGCCTTGACCTTTGAATTTCCAAGCCCCACTTCATCGCCCTCCAAAGAAACAATCGCCTTAAACAAGGCTGATTCAAAGGAGCGAGCAATGGCCATCACCTCTCCTGTTGCCTTCATCTGCGTACCCAAGCTATTGTCCATCTCTGCAAACTTGTCAAAGGGCCATTTAGGAATCTTCACCACCACATAATCGAGACTCGGTTCATAGGATGCCATGGTCTTTTGCGTCACCGCATTTGGAATCTCATCCAACCACAAACCCAGGGCAATCTTTGCCGCCACCTTAGCAATGGGATAACCCGCTGCCTTTGATGCCAAAGCTGAAGAACGACTCACCCGTGGATTCACCTCGATCACTACATAGTTCTTGCTATCCGGATCCAAGGCAACCTGCACATTGCATCCACCTTCAATTTTCAAGGCATCAATAATCGTCAAGGCCGATGTTCGAAGCATCTGCGCTTCGTTGTCCGTTAGGGTTTGCGTAGGTGCCACCACAATACTGTCTCCTGTATGCACCCCCACCGGATCAAAATTTTCCATATTACAAACGATGATGCTGGTACCATTGGCATCCCGCATCACTTCATACTCAATTTCCTTCCACCCTGCTACACTCTGTTCCAACAAAACTTGTCCAATTCGACTCAAGGAAATACCCGTATGCAAGATCGTCTTCAATTCCGCTTCCGTACTGGCGATTCCGCCTCCTGTTCCACCTAGGGTATAGGCTGGACGGACAATGACGGGATATCCAATCTCTTTGGCAAAGGCAAGCCCAGTTTCAACGTCTTCGATAATCTTGCTTTTTGCGACAGGTTCTTCTATCTCTTCCATTAACGCCTTAAACAGTTCCCGGTCTTCCGCCTTCTGGATCGCCTGCAGGTTGGTGCCCAAGAGTTTGACGTCATAGAGATCCAATACGCCCGCCTCACTCAACTCGACTGCCATATTCAAGCCAGTCTGACCGCCCAAGGTCGCCAACAATCCATCCGGACGTTCTTTCCTGATAATCTCACTTAACACAGAAAGAGTTAAGGGTTCGATGTAGACCGCATCCGCAATGCTTTCATCCGTCATAATCGTCGCCGGGTTGCTGTTGACCAAAACAACCCGCACCCCTTCTTCTCTCAAAGCGCGGCAGGCCTGGGTACCGGCATAGTCAAATTCAGCTGCCTGACCGATGACAATGGGGCCAGAACCAATAACAAGTACCTTTTTAATCGATGGATCTTTAGGCATCTGCTTCCCCTCCCTTCAGCCATTGGTCAAATAATTCATGATAATCCCACGGACCTGGCCCCTCCTCGGGATGAAACTGCACTGCGGCAATTTCATCTTTCGGTATGATAAAGCCCTCTAAAGTTTTATCATTGACATTCTCGTGCGTAATTACAATTTCTTCAGGCAAATCATCTCTCGCCACCGCGTATCCATGATTCTGAGCCGACATTTTCACCTTTTTCGTTTGCAAGCATCGGACCGGATGATTCGCCCCCCGATGGCCAAACTTCAACTTGTATGTTTGGGCACCATAGGCCAAGGCAATCACCTGATAGCCCAGGCAAATTCCCCAAATCGGAAGTTTTCCCCGCGCATCTTTTACCAATTGAATGGCCGCCTTGGCATCTACCGGGTCCCCAGGTCCATTGGAAAGCAACAAACCATCAACCCCTTTTGCTTTAATTTCATCCCAGGTCGCATGGGGTGAAAAGCAGGTAATTGTCAGCTCCATGCGCTTTAATTGATTCAGAATTCCATCCTTGAGTCCAAGATCAACAACACCCAAGTGATAGGCTCTTTCCCCAGCAAAGTATCGACTCCCCCGCGAAACAGCATCCACACGTCCAAAATTTGTTTTATAGGCTTTCAGCTTTTCCAAGTCTTTGGCTCTTGGCTGATCCGGCGTCAGAAGACATCGCATCACCCCTTTGGATCGAATCTTTTTCGTTAGGGCC
This genomic window contains:
- the rph gene encoding ribonuclease PH, with the translated sequence MSRIDGRKLDEKRPCGIKPNVLAYPDGSVEIAMGETRVICTAFVEEGVPSFKKDSGEGWVTAEYNMLPGSTLTRKRRSIGKIDGRSSEIQRLIGRSLRSIVDFKALGERTVTIDCDVIQADGGTRTASITGGYVALALAMKKLQKEGRLTAWPLRDQVVAISVGIVAGQACLDLCYREDSHAQVDMNVVMAGDGSIIEVQGTGEEAPFTRKELNDLLDLAEKGSCELAKLQREVLEI
- a CDS encoding carbamoyl phosphate synthase small subunit, coding for MKSIGYLLLEDGTELKGNWHGAKKAAIGELVFNTGMTGYQEILTDPSYDEQMVVMTFPLIGNTGINFNDFESATMHAAGLVVREMECEPSHYESKLSIETYLTSQGKGAISGLDTRALTKKIRSKGVMRCLLTPDQPRAKDLEKLKAYKTNFGRVDAVSRGSRYFAGERAYHLGVVDLGLKDGILNQLKRMELTITCFSPHATWDEIKAKGVDGLLLSNGPGDPVDAKAAIQLVKDARGKLPIWGICLGYQVIALAYGAQTYKLKFGHRGANHPVRCLQTKKVKMSAQNHGYAVARDDLPEEIVITHENVNDKTLEGFIIPKDEIAAVQFHPEEGPGPWDYHELFDQWLKGGEADA
- a CDS encoding AIR synthase family protein encodes the protein MRIGKLSNEELEQLVIRKIQYQHPDVLIHSGVGEDCSVIDYGDEVCVVSSDPITGASHQIGKLAIDVACNDIASTGAEALGVMMVMLAPPSTTKEELAQVMREATDEAARLKIEILGGHTEVTDAVNRMVLVMTVIGKERKSQFESNSQPVSTGDWVVISKEIGLEGTAILAHDREEWVAGKIDTAALVLAKAQMDRLSVLEEGRIGAKTGFKYMHDITEGGVLGACWEASHATGRGVKIEREAIPILSVTQEIAALFKIDPYSLISSGSMLAIVTPAQGEKWIAEGERRGLRVTKIGQVQGEQPTLVEVDGSVCVIASPEADALYTALARQKEEIK
- the carB_2 gene encoding carbamoyl-phosphate synthase (glutamine-hydrolyzing) large subunit, with amino-acid sequence MPKDPSIKKVLVIGSGPIVIGQAAEFDYAGTQACRALREEGVRVVLVNSNPATIMTDESIADAVYIEPLTLSVLSEIIRKERPDGLLATLGGQTGLNMAVELSEAGVLDLYDVKLLGTNLQAIQKAEDRELFKALMEEIEEPVAKSKIIEDVETGLAFAKEIGYPVIVRPAYTLGGTGGGIASTEAELKTILHTGISLSRIGQVLLEQSVAGWKEIEYEVMRDANGTSIIVCNMENFDPVGVHTGDSIVVAPTQTLTDNEAQMLRTSALTIIDALKIEGGCNVQVALDPDSKNYVVIEVNPRVSRSSALASKAAGYPIAKVAAKIALGLWLDEIPNAVTQKTMASYEPSLDYVVVKIPKWPFDKFAEMDNSLGTQMKATGEVMAIARSFESALFKAIVSLEGDEVGLGNSKVKAFDDDVLFAKIERPTHMRIFELAELIRRGYSVATIGSRTKIDAWFLQKIQRMVEMENRLIHEALTTDLLVEAERMGFVDQEIKSLTNLPEEQIDALRRAKGIYPIYKMVDTCAAEFESATPYYYSSYDWEDERVSSDKEKILVIGSGPIRIGQGIEFDYCSVHALQAIQKAGFEAVLINNNPETVSTDFDIADKLYFEPLFVDDVMNVIRAEKPKGVIVQFGGQTAVNLGPKLRARGVSILGTSVESMDAAEDRNRFEWLLEALGVRRPIGGAVHEVKEAIEKANEIGYPVLVRPSYVIGGRGMQVVKTEKNLIDYVQNAIIENQGQSILVDEYIEGLELEVDAICDGEEILIPGIMTHVERTGVHSGDSISVYPPRNLSQAMQAEILETTRVLGKALHVRGLMNIQYVLAKGKLYVIEVNPRASRTVPILSKVTGVPMVDLAISTMLGKKLVDLGFGTGLMDERPLVAVKVPVFSNQKLVGVLPLLSPEMKSTGEVLGLGKTYQEALYKGFLGAGIQFQTPGKIWVAGQDEAVKEKLQAVGYDLIDELDGSMVESSIQAGDLQWILDTTLGHSEKEDLIGNVRKQALVYDLPCFSSPDTVEAYLEALEYWQTSGPIQVDIVQNYRKEVL